One genomic segment of Heptranchias perlo isolate sHepPer1 chromosome 3, sHepPer1.hap1, whole genome shotgun sequence includes these proteins:
- the hey1 gene encoding hairy/enhancer-of-split related with YRPW motif protein 1: MKRTHDYSSSDSELDETIEVEKESADENGNSSTATGSMSPSTSSQVLARKRRRGIIEKRRRDRINNSLSELRRLVPSAYEKQGSAKLEKAEILQMTVDHLKMLHAAGGKGYFDAQALAMDYRSLGFRECLAEVARYLSIIEGLDNSDPLRVRLVSHLNNYASQREVASTAPPSIGHLSWGTGFSHHPHHHLHPLLLPQAAHNNNSNTASTEPHHQNRIGTSSHTDTSSLRVAPNCSVGPVIPVVTSSTKLSPSLFSMSSLSAFPLSFSTFPLISPSTLSSSAQTQTSSIGKPYRPWGTEIGAF; this comes from the exons ATGAAGAGAACTCACGATTACAGCTCGTCGGACAGTGAACTGGACGAAACGATCGaagtggagaaagaaagcgcCGATGAAAATGG GAACTCCAGCACAGCCACCGGCTCCATGTCCCCCAGTACATCCTCTCAGGTCCTGGCTAGGAAAAGGAGGCGAGGG ATAATAGAGAAACGCCGTCGGGATCGTATTAACAACAGCTTGTCAGAACTGCGAAGACTGGTCCCTAGTGCTTATGAGAAACAA GGATCCGCCAAACTAGAAAAGGCAGAAATTTTGCAAATGACCGTTGATCACTTGAAGATGCTGCATGCAGCCGGTGGCAAAG GTTATTTTGATGCTCAGGCACTAGCTATGGACTACCGCAGCTTGGGATTTCGGGAATGTTTGGCTGAAGTGGCTCGGTACTTGAGTATTATTGAAGGCCTGGATAACTCTGATCCTCTCCGCGTCCGATTGGTCTCTCACCTCAATAACTATGCATCTCAGAGGGAAGTTGCAAGTACTGCACCCCCTAGCATTGGACACCTTTCCTGGGGCACTGGCTTCAGCCACCACCCACATCACCACCTGCATCCGCTTCTGCTGCCACAGGCTGCCCATAATAACAATAGTAACACTGCTTCGACGGAGCCTCACCATCAGAACAGGATCGGCACCTCCTCGCACACAGATACCTCTTCACTTAGAGTGGCGCCTAATTGCAGTGTTGGTCCAGTCATCCCAGTGGTCACTTCCTCCACCAAACTGTCCCCATCTTTGTTCTCAATGTCATCCTTGTCTGCATTCCCTCTGTCTTTCAGCACTTTTCCCTTGATTTCTCCCAGCACACTCAGTTCATCAGCTCAGACTCAGACGAGCAGCATCGGCAAGCCGTACAGACCGTGGGGGACAGAGATCGGGGCTTTCTAA